The proteins below are encoded in one region of Labeo rohita strain BAU-BD-2019 chromosome 15, IGBB_LRoh.1.0, whole genome shotgun sequence:
- the scaf4b gene encoding SR-related and CTD-associated factor 4b isoform X1 yields MDMEAVNAFNGEMSSMMDMTPPISRAKMMSVTKAGIKAIKLYKHVVQIVEKFIKRCKPELKVAGLYVVDSIIRQSRHQFGTDKDVFGPRFLKNFTVTFQNLFQCPADDKGKILRVLNLWQKNDVFSMDIIQPLLDMATAPVLPVVENGFTAAAPPAVPVPVAVPIPVAMAVPEPAPVPAPAPTVATTATAAPPNQIQNPVALAAVAQLLQGTGGIELQQLIQTLQQAGGAGLPQATAPPPEQKPSLAKSLLDRFDYDDDPEPVEEKTEPAPAAPVTINLPPELQQALQAHLLSQIVNQTQMQGQMMSQGQVPAQGQVAPQEFPATVQTPQIPDNPHQVFDESVIQPSTTQQLQQASAESERPVHDGRDRRHSRRTRSRSPRRRSSSRSRRSRSGSRSHRERSRYHRTRSRSRERRGRSPRARSEERRDREKERERRQKGLPPIKKETLNVCSTTLWIGQLDKKTQQQDIMSLMEEFGQIESINMIPPRGCAYIVMVHRQDAYTALNKLSRGAVKVNQKTIKIAWALNKGIKTDLKKYWDVERGVTYIPWEKVKPDDIRSLQEGGMLDAETLKPEWKSVVAKPAVPVTEGPEGKQEDGAALPAVSQVKYEGFPTELLKGVQCLGQIFCSRFVSSSAYRRQTMFLCSLLCTDRLLVHGCHHFWQMKSHRAQNKTRLVS; encoded by the exons ATGGACATGGAAGCGGTGAACGCCTTTAATGGGGAG ATGTCGTCCATGATGGACATGACTCCCCCGATCTCTCGAGCCAAAATGATGTCTGTAACCAAAGCAGGAATCAAAGCTATCAAG CTTTACAAGCACGTTGTTCAAATCGTGGAGAAGTTCATCAAGAGG tGTAAACCAGAGCTCAAGGTTGCTGGGCTCTATGTGGTCGACTCAATTATCCGACAATCGCGCCATCAGTTCGGTACGGACAAAGATGTGTTCGGTCCAAGGTTTTTGAAAAACTTCACTGTTACATTTCAGAACCTTTTCCAGTGCCCCGCCGATGACAAG GGGAAGATATTGCGTGTGTTGAATCTGTGGCAGAAGAATGACGTGTTTAGCATGGACATCATTCAGCCACTGTTAGACATGGCCACAGCTCCTGTACTCCCTGTTGTGGAGAATGGATTTACAGCTGCgg CACCTCCAGCTGTGCCAGTGCCAGTGGCAGTGCCAATCCCAGTGGCAATGGCAGTGCCGGAGCCAGCGCCAGTACCGGCACCAGCACCAACTGTTGCTACGACAGCAACAGCGGCCCCGCCCAATCAAATTCAGAACCCAGTGGCCCTTGCTGCAGTCGCCCAGCTCCTCCAGGGCACAGGGGGCATTGAG ttACAGCAGCTGATCCAAACTCTCCAGCAGGCTGGAGGGGCGGGGCTTCCTCAGGCCACTGCCCCGCCCCCTGAGCAAAAACCATCATTAGCTAAG TCTCTGCTAGATCGATTTGATTATGATGATGACCCCGAACCTGTGGAGGAAAAGACTGAACCAGCTCCTGCAGCTCCTGTTACCAT AAACCTACCACCAGAATTACAGCAAGCCCTTCAAGCTCATCTTCTAAGCCAAATCGTTAACCAG ACGCAGATGCAGGGTCAGATGATGTCGCAGGGTCAAGTGCCGGCCCAGGGTCAGGTGGCACCTCAGGAGTTCCCAGCGACTGTTCAAACCCCCCAGATACCAGATAACCCTCATCAAGTCTTTGATGAAAGTGTCATACAGCCTAGTACAACCCAACAGCTACAACAG GCTTCAGCTGAGTCCGAACGCCCAGTGCATGATGGAAGAGATCGAAGACACAGCAGACGGACGAGATCAAG GTCTCCACGGAGACGATCATCATCACGCTCACGAAGGTCACGGTCCGGTTCACGTTCCCACCGAGAACGGTCGAGGTATCACCGTACACGTTCACGATCCAGAGAGCGCCGAGGCCGTTCCCCACGAGCCCGATCAGAGGAGAGGAGAGACAGGGAGAAAGAGCGAGAGCGGCGGCAGAAAGGACTTCCACCCATCAAGAAAGAAACTCTAAATG tgTGCAGTACTACATTATGGATCGGACAGCTGGACAAAAAGACTCAGCAGCAGGACATCATGAGTCTGATGGAGGAGTTTGGACAGATCGAGTCCATCAAT ATGATTCCTCCCAGAGGTTGTGCCTACATTGTCATGGTGCACAGACAAGATGCCTACACAGCTCTGAACAAACTCAGCAGAGGGGCTGTTAAAGTCAACCAGAAAACTATTAAG ATCGCATGGGCGTTGAATAAGGGCATAAAGACGGACTTGAAGAAGTATTGGGACGTGGAGCGGGGCGTCACGTATATCCCGTGGGAAAAAGTGAAACCTGATGATATTCGAAGTCTTCAGGAAGGAGGCATGCTTGATGCTGAAACACTCAAACCAG AGTGGAAAAGTGTTGTGGCCAAGCCGGCTGTGCCAGTAACAGAAGGACCTGAAGGAAAACAGGAAGACGGAGCTGCACTACCAGCGGTATCACAGGTAAAATACGAGGGGTTTCCTACAGAACTCCTCAAGGGTGTTCAGTGTCTCGGTCAAATTTTCTGCTCTCGTTTCGTCTCGTCTTCGGCATATAGGAGGCAAACAATGTTTCTGTGTTCTTTGCTTTGCACTGACCGTTTACTGGTGCATGGTTGCCATCATTTCTGGCAAATGAAGAGCCATAgagcacaaaataaaacaaggttAGTGTCATGA
- the scaf4b gene encoding SR-related and CTD-associated factor 4b isoform X2, producing the protein MDMEAVNAFNGEMSSMMDMTPPISRAKMMSVTKAGIKAIKLYKHVVQIVEKFIKRCKPELKVAGLYVVDSIIRQSRHQFGTDKDVFGPRFLKNFTVTFQNLFQCPADDKGKILRVLNLWQKNDVFSMDIIQPLLDMATAPVLPVVENGFTAAAPPAVPVPVAVPIPVAMAVPEPAPVPAPAPTVATTATAAPPNQIQNPVALAAVAQLLQGTGGIELQQLIQTLQQAGGAGLPQATAPPPEQKPSLAKSLLDRFDYDDDPEPVEEKTEPAPAAPVTINLPPELQQALQAHLLSQIVNQTQMQGQMMSQGQVPAQGQVAPQEFPATVQTPQIPDNPHQVFDESVIQPSTTQQLQQASAESERPVHDGRDRRHSRRTRSRSPRRRSSSRSRRSRSGSRSHRERSRYHRTRSRSRERRGRSPRARSEERRDREKERERRQKGLPPIKKETLNVCSTTLWIGQLDKKTQQQDIMSLMEEFGQIESINMIPPRGCAYIVMVHRQDAYTALNKLSRGAVKVNQKTIKIAWALNKGIKTDLKKYWDVERGVTYIPWEKVKPDDIRSLQEGGMLDAETLKPEWKSVVAKPAVPVTEGPEGKQEDGAALPAVSQSPSVQPVVTMNVVPGPSPTMSLPPPAMITGASLHRSLLQYSTPHRCLQYSHLPSQWPL; encoded by the exons ATGGACATGGAAGCGGTGAACGCCTTTAATGGGGAG ATGTCGTCCATGATGGACATGACTCCCCCGATCTCTCGAGCCAAAATGATGTCTGTAACCAAAGCAGGAATCAAAGCTATCAAG CTTTACAAGCACGTTGTTCAAATCGTGGAGAAGTTCATCAAGAGG tGTAAACCAGAGCTCAAGGTTGCTGGGCTCTATGTGGTCGACTCAATTATCCGACAATCGCGCCATCAGTTCGGTACGGACAAAGATGTGTTCGGTCCAAGGTTTTTGAAAAACTTCACTGTTACATTTCAGAACCTTTTCCAGTGCCCCGCCGATGACAAG GGGAAGATATTGCGTGTGTTGAATCTGTGGCAGAAGAATGACGTGTTTAGCATGGACATCATTCAGCCACTGTTAGACATGGCCACAGCTCCTGTACTCCCTGTTGTGGAGAATGGATTTACAGCTGCgg CACCTCCAGCTGTGCCAGTGCCAGTGGCAGTGCCAATCCCAGTGGCAATGGCAGTGCCGGAGCCAGCGCCAGTACCGGCACCAGCACCAACTGTTGCTACGACAGCAACAGCGGCCCCGCCCAATCAAATTCAGAACCCAGTGGCCCTTGCTGCAGTCGCCCAGCTCCTCCAGGGCACAGGGGGCATTGAG ttACAGCAGCTGATCCAAACTCTCCAGCAGGCTGGAGGGGCGGGGCTTCCTCAGGCCACTGCCCCGCCCCCTGAGCAAAAACCATCATTAGCTAAG TCTCTGCTAGATCGATTTGATTATGATGATGACCCCGAACCTGTGGAGGAAAAGACTGAACCAGCTCCTGCAGCTCCTGTTACCAT AAACCTACCACCAGAATTACAGCAAGCCCTTCAAGCTCATCTTCTAAGCCAAATCGTTAACCAG ACGCAGATGCAGGGTCAGATGATGTCGCAGGGTCAAGTGCCGGCCCAGGGTCAGGTGGCACCTCAGGAGTTCCCAGCGACTGTTCAAACCCCCCAGATACCAGATAACCCTCATCAAGTCTTTGATGAAAGTGTCATACAGCCTAGTACAACCCAACAGCTACAACAG GCTTCAGCTGAGTCCGAACGCCCAGTGCATGATGGAAGAGATCGAAGACACAGCAGACGGACGAGATCAAG GTCTCCACGGAGACGATCATCATCACGCTCACGAAGGTCACGGTCCGGTTCACGTTCCCACCGAGAACGGTCGAGGTATCACCGTACACGTTCACGATCCAGAGAGCGCCGAGGCCGTTCCCCACGAGCCCGATCAGAGGAGAGGAGAGACAGGGAGAAAGAGCGAGAGCGGCGGCAGAAAGGACTTCCACCCATCAAGAAAGAAACTCTAAATG tgTGCAGTACTACATTATGGATCGGACAGCTGGACAAAAAGACTCAGCAGCAGGACATCATGAGTCTGATGGAGGAGTTTGGACAGATCGAGTCCATCAAT ATGATTCCTCCCAGAGGTTGTGCCTACATTGTCATGGTGCACAGACAAGATGCCTACACAGCTCTGAACAAACTCAGCAGAGGGGCTGTTAAAGTCAACCAGAAAACTATTAAG ATCGCATGGGCGTTGAATAAGGGCATAAAGACGGACTTGAAGAAGTATTGGGACGTGGAGCGGGGCGTCACGTATATCCCGTGGGAAAAAGTGAAACCTGATGATATTCGAAGTCTTCAGGAAGGAGGCATGCTTGATGCTGAAACACTCAAACCAG AGTGGAAAAGTGTTGTGGCCAAGCCGGCTGTGCCAGTAACAGAAGGACCTGAAGGAAAACAGGAAGACGGAGCTGCACTACCAGCGGTATCACAG